Part of the Diprion similis isolate iyDipSimi1 chromosome 10, iyDipSimi1.1, whole genome shotgun sequence genome, tatttttattagcCATAACAATTCTTGTTATCGCAGTTGTATTTACCTTCGTAAAAATAGTGCTGCGTATCATTGTTTGCAAACAGACTTGCGATCTTCCAGTGAAAGATAAATACTCGTAGTCACGTGTTTATCGTAGGCAAAGTTTATGTTGTGAATCCTGATTTCGAAAGAATCCTTCAAATATGAAATAAGTATTTTTGGATAGAGTATCCGTAAAGTATGCTTTTTCGATCGTGTTTTGCGGTCGTAAAGTCATACTTTACGGACAACGTAAGACCAAAGTACAACTTCACGGCCGGTAAACACGACCGAATAGGCATATACTTTACGTATACTCGATCAAAAAATGATGTTCGCTGCTCGGCCGTAATATTTTATGGACTCATGAGCATTTTGTGTTCCTCGGACTGGTATCGCCAGTCCTTGGACGCATAATCTTTACACGGTCATTAAAATCCTACTTTACGGCATTATGCATAGGAAGAACACTACTTGCATCTCGTTAGCCGTCAATCATGCTTTGGAGTGAGAAGATATAAGCACCTTTGgtgcaaaaacttttcgtcaaTTGCATGTCTGTTAATTCACAATAAAAACATGATTGAAACTTGATCCGTAGCTTCCAAatctctccggaatcgcactGCTGCCACAATGAGGTCACATTGACCCTAAACTTATCTAACTAAGTATGATCATTAAGTAtctacaaaaatgaaaataactcATAAGTTGATGAAAATCCAGACAGATTTTCGATATTAAAGTACGTCTTGAATTCTAGTGATTTCCTGCGTTCGGTCGTTCACATTTGGAAAACTAGCTGTCCATGCGCATGTCATACCAACTCTGCTTCAATGAAAGCATTTAGTGTCTAAAATATGGAAATAATGTTTTAATATTCAGGATATATTACGTAAAACAGAGTTTTCACTCAAGGTTATGTCTCAAAGAATACATCAAACCATGAATAGTGTTCAAGTAATCATCTCTCGACTTTATAGCTTGCGTCatgtagcaaaaaaatgtCCATCCCCTAtgataataaatgaatgaacagAAACCAAACAAGATATAATACAATACAACCTACTTTTCAGGGTAACAAGGCTGCAAAAGAAGACAACAAGGCCAGTAAGTACTTGTACGACAACGCATTGCTTATACAGAATACCAAACATCGTTTCCATCACGTGTCACGCAGCTGACGGATTGTTTACGCAATGCGTTGTTCAATGAGAGCCCAGTTTTCTGTATATTCCAACTCTTGCTCTTCGCTTTTTGCCAGTATCAGCTGACTTCTGTAGGTGTCGAATCTACGCCGTTCGTTGAAACCACACGAGACAATCAATAGCATGGTTGCACCCACCTGTCGTGCAAGATACTAAATTGGTGAAACtttaaagatattttttgcaaaaacgtCTTGCtttgtaggtatgtacatagaaTTGTCATAGATACCAGCTGCTGTCTCACAGTCTAAACATTCTGCAGACTTTACTCACTTGACTCTTGGTGCGGCTAATCAGCTGCGAAAACAGGGCGTTTCACTTCTCACACTTTCGCCACCGGATTTCTAGCGTTCACATAAATATCACGAGCACCTCTACGTCATTTATTGTCATTTATACTTATAAAGCGAGCCGATTCCACGAATCAAAATAGCGAAATCTTGTAAGATGGACAGACAACCGTATTTATCACTGATTGTATGTCTATATACACCAAAAAGtgtatgtcatatatataatcTTAAAACGAGGTCTGAGAGTCattgaaaattcttgatcgaACCGACGATTTCATCGATGTTGGAATTATCAGATCTGATATATTTTAGCTCTCCATGCATCGATCGCATTGATATGAGGCCAGTCGAATTCTCATTTGaccaggaaaaaaattatgagtagCGATTTTCCTTCGGAAATCGATGCGGCAGCGGAGGAGCGGaggcgaggaaaaaaattgacacgaaccaaatttgtagaaaatttaattccaaaCAACTTTGGTAATTACCATTTTtcgtgtgaaattgaaaataaacgaattattcagtaaattcaagatggcggctgaAATGTAGACTGCCAGCAACCCTCCCCCCTCCAAAGATTTCTGAAAGAAAATcgctaattacaatttttacggGTCAGCCCTTTTTTTGGTCTAATTCAATTGGGCATTATAGAGCTCACGTGAAGTTCTAAAAATCTATAAACGTATGAAACTTGTTGAATATCGAAATTCATCATGAGCGGGGAgtaatatatgtttatatttttcatccggGTAGGTCAAAAGTTTTTGTTCGcggtaaaaagaaagaaatgcgTCGACTCGTAGGTGTTCATTCATATTTGTAATAAACTTATCGCGATCGGCGACCGCCGATTCTGATATCAAAAACGTTCATCGGATAAGATTTGGCGGAAGTGGTATTGACGAAGTATTCCGATGTATTACGTGGTTTTCGGGATTATCGGAAGCGTGGAGGCTTGTTACATAAACAGGTGTTAACGTTATCTCCATGACATAGCAATCTAATTGTGACCCTAAGTCTCGTATTGATAAGTTTTCGCTTGCAAGCGTGACGTCAGAGTCTTGCTCAGTAATAAGTGTACAACAGCTCTTAGGGAGAGACACTTGGCACCCGTCTAACGTAAACGGACGTCCTGCGTATTGAGGTGTCGAATTATGAGATTCAAACCTCAGTTCAACACTGACCATTGGATCAAACGGAGGTATGAGTCCGTATTCAATTAGCAAAATCCAAGCCGTGTAAAATTTCGGTCAATAGTTCGAATGATCAAGAAGTGagtggaattttttaattcgtttgTGAACACGTAGCGTCAACTATAAGTAAGTAAAAAAACTATGATAGTGAGTAATTGTAAACAATCCAAAGTAGCAGTGTAATGAAATGACAGTGAATCAACTTGGTTGGTCAATAAACATTACATAATAATCGTTAAGATAAACGTGCTGTGATTTAATTCAAAGGCAATTATCAACAGCAAATGCAACAagcaattaaaatttattaaattaatagCGATATATATTGTCGTTTAAATGTTTAGTAAGATCGGATCACAAAAAATacttgttaatttacttgagaatataagaaaatttatgttCTGTTTTTTGTACGTTAAAAGAGTTACTTTTTCGTAATTGACGTCAATATTTAGAGTCTAAGAGATGAATGATTTCTAAAGCATGGTATACTAAGATGCTGTTTTTCACAATGACCTTGAGAACTTGTGGTTAGTCGCAACCCCAGAATAACTAGAGCACGCAAGTCAGCGGGCCGTGATAACGGCTCCAGtgcttttgaaaaatgttgatcaGAGTTATTTTTTACAGACATGGACACTCGtaccatttttatatttttggccGCCTGCTACATGACAGATGGAGCAAGGATTCTTGGGGTGTTTCCATATCAGGGTCGAAGCCACAACATTATGTTTGAGCCTTTGATGATTGGTTTGGCACGTGCTGGGCATACAGTTGACATGATCAGTCACTTTCCTCCAGAGAAACCAGTGCCGGGATATAATCATATAAGCCTGAAAGGCTTACTGCCGACCTACGTAAATAATGTGACAGCGTCTCATGCCCGTAAAGTAACGACGGTTGGCTACGGACTTAGCAGACTATGTGCCTTGTTATCGAAGCAACTATGCAGCCTTCTGGATACTCCTCAGATGCAGAATATTCTCAATACTGACGTCAAGTACGACTTGATGGTCACAGAGGTCTTCTCAACCAATTGTTTCCTCGCAGTGGCTTACAAATTGAAGATTCCAGTGGTTGGTGTCGGCAGCAGCGTGATGTATTCCTGGGGTTATGATCCTTTCCATGGGGACGGCAATCCCAGCTTCATACCGTCGCAGTTGGGGGAATTTACGAACGAGATGAGCTTTATCCAACGCGTCGAAAACACGATGGTCCACTTTTACTCGAAGTACCTCTTTTATTACTACGACAAATCTGTGTCTGAAACAATGGCTAAGAAGCATGTTCCGGACCTGCCATCGTTGAACGAAATTTACAACAATATGAGCCTTCTGCTGGTCAACAGCCATTACAGTGTCCACGGAGTGCGTCCAGGGAATCCCGCCATTGTCGAAGTGGCAGGTCTTCACATCGACGAGACCCAAGTTCTTCCCAAGGTAAGATATTTTATAAGTTTTTCTTCAAGTTGGTATCGCCAGTTGTGACAATTTCCATCATCCTTAGGAATTGGACGTGTTTCTGAACTCCTCGAAAGACGGTGTCGTCTACTTTAGCATGGGAACGATGGTCAGGTCAGACACATTTGAGCCTGAGAAGATATTTGCCCTCTACGAATCCTTTTCGGAACTTTCGGATTACAAGGTGCTCTGGAAGGGGAACGAGGAGGACCTGCCGAAGCCGTTACCATCCAACGTGAAAGTAGTTAAATGGGCCCCTCAGTATGCAGTTTTGCGTAAGTTTACCTTTTCGCAATGGTACGAGTTTCAATGTCCTTCACATTGGCACAGCTAGATCACGGTTCCAATCAAATCCTTTCAACACTGAATTGCCTAGGATTGGAATGTCGTCAGGCATGGATACACTGTTCCAGTCATAATTCGTGGTCTAGAAAGATGTCTTATCACCCATTTTCTAATGTCCAAAAACCGCGAAGAACATCTTATGGGCATAAAGATATCGTTATGGGGTAAAACGTTGGTTCACAAGACACTTTTCAAATGTCTCTTTAACGTCTTTCCGTTGTTTACTTTCTGTGTACCTTCTTACTAGTTACATACGAGTTCTTATTGtcataaaaaattgtccaCAACGTGATTCTAACTACATAATCAATTTGACAGGCCATCCAAAAGTGAAAGCGTTCGTGACCCACGGAGGTTTAATGGGAACCGTAGAGGCGATCCAGGCCGGAGTTCCAATGGTTGGACTGCCGTTCATGGTGGATCAGAGCTACAACATAGCGAGTTACGTTAAGAAAGGTATCGCCGTTCGTGTGATCTACGAAGATCTAACTAAGGAAAGTTTCTCACATGCCTTGCGAGAGGTACTGATGAACCCGAAGTACCAATCCAACTCAATGCGCACCGCAAGACTGTTTAAGGATCGTCCACTGTCGCCATTGGACGAGGCAATTTTCTGGGTCGAATATGTCATCCGCAATGGCGGCGAGCCGCTTAAATCGTCGGGCCGTCATCTGAACTGGTTCCAGTATTATTTGTTAgatgtttttctatttttacttaATGTAGCAGCGATTGTTCTTGCCATCGCTTACATGATTGTCAGAAAAACGCTTTCAGCTATTGTTGGCACAAAaagtcataaaatttcaaataaaaaaaaaagttcctaaAATATGTGCGGTGAACAATCAGTGTATTGATGAAATCTAGTTTTCATGAACATTTCTGTATAcaagaaatataatatacaattttgaaatcaataGGTGGTACAAGAACTGTCACCTTTGACTTGGCCATCACACAGTATTTTGTTTCGATCACatttatcaattaaaaaaaattggagaatcAACGACCCAAAGGGCATCGAAGGTAATAAATATCCATCTCATTTATCGTCTTGGAAAAGTGAATTATTTGTTTGGGGCTACGAAACATTCCGATACAAATACTCGTGATTTACGTTCGTCTAatgttttcattgtttttgatgtttttaaaCGAGCACGCTTTTTATTTCTGGAGTTGGAAGTTTTAATActggcagaaaaaaatttttttttttttttctttaaagtcaagaaagtataataatgaaaatttataataaaacacATTCCTTCAACGAATCAAAATACTCAGTTATttcttaaataaataatgttgttaatgagaaaatatttaatacatAAATTCGAACTATaataaatgttttatttaataaaactgAAAGTTGTAGTGAATTAGATATCTTCTTCATTGAAGAAAATCTTTTACAAgcattaaatattataatcgaatcaatttaaattataatattaacaaaaacACTTTTAAATCCGTATAAATATCGACTTtagtaaaacttttttcaaccaatgTCAATCTCATAATTTCTGGAgtcaataatatataaaataataataataattacggcCATATTGGACCAAAAGATTCAATCAAGTAAAAACAGTAAAATAATTGTtcgtaaaaagtaattttttttttctctgggtAGAATGTAGATCATCCATCATCATGTTTCAGGACCCGATTTATTCGAAAAGATACGATAATTTTAAAACCTCGATACGATAGGCGCCTTTTTTGGCTTAGAACACTGGttcagccatttttttttgtttgttttttcaattcctcTACATTTCGTTATTCAAGCTCTCCATTCTTGTCCTTATATATTTATGATGTAACACACTGTCATGgcgaatcctttttttttttaccagtatTGTACAGCCAAACAACTTAACAGTTTCATCTGTAATTGATCTCGTTCCGTCTTTGCTCGGTGTGTATaatcgtgtataaaaaatatcaagagtGTAGAGATTTTGCTTCGTCATAGTGCCGAGTCTCGAGTGTTGGATAATCATGGAGCTGATACTGCATCTGTAATTGCTTACGATGTTCCACGTGTATTGTAAGATCTTCCGAGATCAAAGGTCTGCACGCGCGTGTCcttgaaaatgaacaaaaatgtgGTCGAAGGTTTGACTTCTTCGTTCAACTGGCAAGTAGATTTAACCGGTATATAGTGGGGAGAATATTTCACATCGGTATACAAGATTTGCAGTAATCAGGTGAAGTTGGGACTCGACGGAAGTGGTGCTCAGttttttgtaagaaaatttaaatttgcacGTATAGGTTTGCGTGTATTTAAAGCAGTGCTTTCAATACCGTTCTAATTTAGTTAGTAACTTTTAATGCCGGAAAAAAACACGATCTTTTCAAAACGCTGAACGTTCACAAGAGTAAATCCAAATGAGTGTGAACTGATTCCAAAGCAGTTAAAATTTAGCTAAAATGGGTTAAAATTCAAGAAAGataaagcaaaaattttatcattattaaagAATTTCTCTATCTTATCGCGATTTATGTGTAGACTTTGTTGATGTCGAAGTGAATGGGagagtcaaaattttttttattgatattaaataattatagctaaatatttttctacataaataaaaaaaaaaaaatatacatgttAAAGTAAACTTACGTTCAATTACCTAAAAAATGCATAAtacaaaacaagaagaaataaaCCGCCGGATAcggtaaaattttacaaattcttaACAAAGGGGTTGATCATAAAACAATCAAGTAAATCCAAATGGCGGCCAAGTTATGATCTAGTGAATGTCAAGGTTATTGTTAACACTCACATTATGTATACTCACAAATTGAAATACCGACCAAAATCGAAGGAAAGCTTAAACTTATTCAAACGAGCATTTGAATTTAGCGAATTATTATGGATTACATTGGATTAGATGTGACTGTTAACAATAACCTTGTCATTTAGTAAAAAGTGACTGGCTGCCACTTGgatttgattgattgatcgatGGGCAAAACCTGTGC contains:
- the LOC124410818 gene encoding UDP-glucosyltransferase 2-like: MDTRTIFIFLAACYMTDGARILGVFPYQGRSHNIMFEPLMIGLARAGHTVDMISHFPPEKPVPGYNHISLKGLLPTYVNNVTASHARKVTTVGYGLSRLCALLSKQLCSLLDTPQMQNILNTDVKYDLMVTEVFSTNCFLAVAYKLKIPVVGVGSSVMYSWGYDPFHGDGNPSFIPSQLGEFTNEMSFIQRVENTMVHFYSKYLFYYYDKSVSETMAKKHVPDLPSLNEIYNNMSLLLVNSHYSVHGVRPGNPAIVEVAGLHIDETQVLPKELDVFLNSSKDGVVYFSMGTMVRSDTFEPEKIFALYESFSELSDYKVLWKGNEEDLPKPLPSNVKVVKWAPQYAVLRHPKVKAFVTHGGLMGTVEAIQAGVPMVGLPFMVDQSYNIASYVKKGIAVRVIYEDLTKESFSHALREVLMNPKYQSNSMRTARLFKDRPLSPLDEAIFWVEYVIRNGGEPLKSSGRHLNWFQYYLLDVFLFLLNVAAIVLAIAYMIVRKTLSAIVGTKSHKISNKKKSS